One genomic segment of Francisella persica ATCC VR-331 includes these proteins:
- a CDS encoding ABC transporter ATP-binding protein: protein MRKNLAIKVDNVSKFYKIYNRARDRVKEAFNPLKKKYYNEHYVLENLNLEIEKGDVLGIFGLNGAGKSTLLKIIAGVVTPSKGRVTVSGSINAMLEVTGSLNPELTGTQNINFNLDLNRIKGEDRASITKDIVDFAEIGSYIEQPVKSYSSGMKARLGFGIATSIEPDILIVDEVLAVGDAVFQQKCFLRIRKLLEKNKTVVFVSHSVELMVEFCNRAIFLYDRNIVFDGPAVDVANYYRRVLLSEDKHKEILSIQNKLNIGLEAQKNIFTKRVIGDIPDNFVGYKDANIVIHNVMICDAHGNEKSYLSSFQEYFFKFAIDFKQDFNNVEIFCIMMDVTGKKLPWVSHGDCNVIPSVRAGDKYIIKNSFKCNVYNGFYTLSIVIKSIDLENNHIVLVDTSDKYKYKFEVANIVKPESRLSFQKI, encoded by the coding sequence ATGAGAAAAAATTTGGCAATTAAGGTAGACAATGTATCAAAATTTTATAAGATCTACAATCGAGCTAGAGATAGGGTTAAAGAAGCTTTTAATCCTTTAAAGAAAAAGTATTATAATGAGCATTATGTTCTAGAAAACTTAAATTTAGAAATTGAAAAAGGTGATGTTTTAGGTATATTTGGTCTTAATGGTGCTGGTAAATCAACCCTTTTAAAGATAATTGCTGGAGTTGTTACTCCTTCAAAAGGTAGAGTTACTGTTAGTGGTAGTATTAATGCTATGCTTGAGGTAACTGGATCTTTGAATCCTGAGTTAACAGGGACTCAGAACATAAACTTTAATTTGGATTTAAATAGAATTAAGGGAGAAGATAGGGCAAGTATAACTAAAGATATAGTAGATTTTGCAGAAATTGGCTCCTATATTGAGCAGCCTGTCAAGAGCTATAGTAGTGGTATGAAAGCAAGGTTGGGTTTTGGTATTGCAACATCTATAGAGCCAGATATTCTTATTGTCGATGAGGTTTTAGCTGTTGGTGATGCAGTATTTCAGCAAAAGTGCTTTCTTAGAATTAGGAAGCTATTAGAAAAAAATAAGACGGTTGTTTTTGTGTCGCATAGTGTTGAACTTATGGTAGAGTTTTGTAATAGAGCAATTTTTTTGTATGATAGGAATATAGTTTTTGATGGGCCCGCTGTAGATGTGGCTAATTATTATAGAAGAGTTTTACTCAGTGAAGATAAGCATAAAGAAATTTTGTCTATCCAAAATAAATTGAATATAGGCTTGGAAGCACAAAAAAATATTTTTACGAAAAGAGTCATAGGAGATATTCCAGACAATTTTGTAGGTTATAAAGATGCTAATATTGTAATTCATAATGTTATGATATGTGACGCTCATGGTAATGAAAAAAGTTATCTTAGTTCATTTCAAGAATATTTCTTTAAATTTGCAATAGATTTTAAACAAGATTTTAATAATGTTGAAATATTTTGTATCATGATGGATGTTACAGGTAAAAAATTGCCATGGGTAAGTCATGGTGATTGTAATGTTATACCTAGCGTTAGAGCAGGCGATAAATATATAATAAAGAATAGCTTTAAGTGTAATGTTTATAACGGATTTTATACTTTGAGCATAGTAATAAAAAGTATTGATTTAGAAAATAATCATATAGTTTTAGTTGATACTTCTGATAAATATAAGTATAAATTTGAGGTGGCTAATATAGTCAAACCAGAGTCACGTTTGAGCTTTCAGAAAATATAA
- a CDS encoding glycosyltransferase family protein: MLKKKISIITIVCEDSLNIDKTLKSVFSQKLFHEIEYIVVDISMAKSALNILNNDIDKIDSLLLLENANKVDAIKKAIEIASGEWLNVHFSGDIFVGSNLVENILSNISSLQNISIISNLPFESNKEKISILGLEELQVQLTFFRKTIVERYGLNYLYSEQAIYDLIIKCYKENSNIFKIYNETIGDDLEKSTFRSEIERLHILLRSFGESFLCDSLRFGWIYQEGLKNQKAKIKVKSQLLELRKRELEEIRSTNVYKLGLFFERFFLKKKEKKYRF; this comes from the coding sequence ATGTTGAAGAAGAAAATATCAATAATTACTATAGTATGTGAAGATAGTCTTAATATTGATAAGACCTTAAAGAGTGTTTTTTCTCAGAAATTATTTCATGAGATTGAATATATAGTTGTAGATATTAGTATGGCTAAGTCTGCTTTAAATATTCTTAACAATGATATTGATAAAATTGATAGTCTTTTGCTTTTAGAAAATGCAAATAAGGTAGATGCTATAAAAAAAGCTATTGAAATTGCTAGTGGAGAATGGTTGAATGTCCATTTTTCTGGAGATATTTTTGTTGGAAGCAACTTAGTAGAGAATATTTTATCTAATATATCAAGTTTGCAAAATATAAGTATTATTTCTAATTTACCTTTTGAAAGTAATAAAGAGAAAATAAGTATTCTTGGGCTGGAGGAGCTTCAAGTACAGTTAACTTTTTTTCGAAAAACGATAGTGGAAAGATATGGTTTGAATTATTTGTATTCTGAACAAGCTATTTATGACCTAATAATTAAGTGTTATAAGGAGAACTCTAATATATTTAAGATATATAACGAAACTATAGGTGATGACTTAGAAAAGAGTACTTTTCGATCAGAGATTGAAAGATTACATATCTTGTTAAGAAGTTTTGGTGAGAGTTTTTTATGTGATAGTCTCAGATTTGGATGGATATACCAAGAAGGTTTAAAAAATCAAAAAGCTAAAATAAAAGTTAAATCACAACTTCTAGAGTTAAGGAAGAGAGAATTAGAAGAAATACGTAGTACTAATGTATATAAGTTAGGTTTATTTTTTGAGAGATTTTTTTTAAAAAAAAAAGAAAAAAAGTATAGATTTTAA
- a CDS encoding glycosyltransferase family 2 protein, whose protein sequence is MKKLISVVTVVYNSENLIERTIKSVIGQSSLSNIEFIIIDGNSSDRTLDIIDKYKNKIDIVVSEPDNGIYDAMNKAIRLASGVWINFMNAGDTFFSNKTVELVIKKVNLDIDIFYGSRYIVDEEIGDSKVELADKIETISKKMPFGHQAAFAKTELLRMYKFNTFYRLSADYDFFIKCYEKKHKFLKLDLPVCYFYEGGLTTTKQIFSFVETLKVLLDYFDENLVKNNVAYTDLLNSGSVQNRNQIKLLEYEIHKRDKQITSFYSDFPYRVARFLTYPINKYRLIKRKK, encoded by the coding sequence ATGAAGAAATTAATAAGTGTTGTAACAGTCGTATATAATTCTGAGAATTTAATAGAAAGAACTATAAAAAGTGTAATTGGACAGTCTTCCTTATCTAATATCGAGTTTATAATAATTGATGGTAATTCTTCTGATAGGACCTTAGATATTATAGATAAGTATAAAAACAAAATAGATATTGTTGTTTCAGAGCCTGATAATGGTATATATGATGCCATGAACAAAGCTATAAGGCTTGCTTCGGGAGTTTGGATAAATTTTATGAATGCAGGAGATACTTTCTTTAGTAATAAAACAGTAGAGTTAGTAATAAAAAAAGTGAATTTAGATATCGATATTTTTTATGGTTCAAGGTATATTGTTGATGAAGAAATAGGTGATAGTAAAGTTGAATTAGCTGATAAAATAGAAACAATTAGTAAAAAGATGCCATTTGGACATCAAGCAGCATTTGCAAAAACAGAATTGTTAAGAATGTATAAGTTCAATACTTTTTATAGGCTTTCTGCTGACTACGATTTTTTTATAAAATGTTATGAAAAAAAACACAAATTTTTAAAGTTAGATTTGCCTGTATGTTATTTCTATGAAGGAGGATTAACAACTACTAAACAGATATTCTCCTTTGTAGAAACTCTTAAGGTATTGCTTGATTATTTTGATGAGAATCTTGTTAAGAATAATGTTGCATATACTGATTTACTAAATTCAGGAAGTGTTCAAAATAGGAATCAAATAAAGTTACTAGAATATGAAATTCATAAGAGAGATAAGCAAATAACATCTTTTTATAGTGATTTCCCATACAGGGTTGCTAGATTTTTAACATATCCTATAAATAAGTATAGATTAATAAAGAGAAAAAAATGA
- a CDS encoding glycosyltransferase, which yields MKFSIVTVSYNSEKYIEETILSVISQRGDFDIEYILVDGKSKDSTCDIIQKYVDRHEKGELDIYCNNLDIKFICEPDHGMYDALSKGLSLVTGDIVAYINSDDFYLPNAFKAIVAEMKKYGDKAQWINAKNTWYNKDGVIENCMLPLVPSRKRILKGIHGTSLPSIQQESTFWTKSLQDKMDMRKFAEYKLAGDFFMWHEFAKHANLHICNSNVSGFRHHETNKSHDLSGYMNEFYNIVGGKPRRNIFDLWHIFIYKFYVKYTSDNMIRRHNEYVRIFRHIVFKLREKLGKKNH from the coding sequence ATGAAATTTTCTATAGTGACAGTATCATATAATTCCGAGAAATATATTGAAGAAACTATTTTAAGCGTAATCTCTCAGAGGGGCGATTTTGATATTGAGTATATTCTTGTTGATGGTAAGTCAAAAGATAGTACTTGTGATATTATCCAAAAGTATGTTGATAGGCATGAGAAAGGTGAGCTTGACATATATTGTAATAATTTAGATATCAAGTTTATATGTGAGCCTGATCATGGTATGTATGATGCTTTATCAAAGGGTCTTTCTCTAGTTACAGGTGATATTGTTGCATATATAAATTCAGATGATTTTTATTTACCAAATGCTTTTAAGGCAATAGTAGCTGAAATGAAGAAGTATGGTGATAAAGCTCAGTGGATAAATGCTAAAAATACTTGGTATAATAAAGATGGTGTTATTGAAAATTGTATGTTGCCTTTGGTGCCTTCAAGAAAAAGAATTTTGAAAGGTATTCATGGGACTAGTTTGCCATCAATACAACAAGAGTCAACTTTTTGGACAAAATCATTACAAGATAAAATGGATATGAGGAAATTTGCTGAGTATAAATTGGCAGGTGACTTTTTCATGTGGCATGAGTTCGCAAAGCACGCAAATTTACATATATGTAATAGTAATGTTTCAGGTTTTAGACATCATGAAACTAACAAAAGCCACGATCTAAGTGGCTATATGAATGAATTCTATAATATTGTTGGTGGTAAGCCAAGAAGAAATATTTTTGATTTATGGCATATCTTTATATATAAATTTTATGTTAAATATACATCTGATAACATGATCAGAAGACATAATGAGTATGTAAGGATATTTAGGCATATAGTTTTTAAACTTAGAGAAAAGCTTGGTAAAAAGAATCATTAA
- a CDS encoding glycosyltransferase family 2 protein: MSNSQTQNKKANYPLVTIVTVVYNAKELLEETILSILNQSYQNIEYIIIDGGSIDGTLDVIKKYQNHISQYISESDKGIYDAMNKGIALAKGQWLNFMNAGDSFYSNDVLQDVFSQEFNQNISVVYGNTYIGHKILTYKPNLDLKDMAQGMMLCHQSTFYKLSSSIKYNLKYRICGDQDFTMQYFKLGRKSKYLDITISKYDLDGISYKSLNKILKEKIQINKSYGLSYIPVIKSYIISILVKLRRYFKGY, encoded by the coding sequence TTGTCAAATTCTCAAACTCAAAATAAAAAAGCTAATTATCCATTAGTAACGATTGTAACTGTTGTATATAATGCCAAAGAACTTTTAGAAGAGACTATTCTAAGTATATTAAACCAATCATATCAAAATATTGAATATATTATTATCGATGGTGGTTCTATAGATGGTACTTTAGATGTTATCAAAAAATATCAAAATCATATTAGTCAGTATATAAGTGAGTCAGACAAAGGTATTTATGACGCTATGAATAAAGGTATAGCTTTAGCTAAAGGTCAATGGCTAAACTTTATGAATGCTGGGGATAGCTTTTATTCTAATGATGTTTTACAAGATGTCTTTAGTCAAGAATTCAATCAAAATATAAGTGTCGTTTATGGCAATACTTATATTGGACACAAAATCTTAACATATAAGCCTAATTTAGATTTAAAAGATATGGCACAGGGGATGATGTTATGTCATCAGTCAACTTTTTATAAATTAAGTAGCTCAATAAAGTACAATCTTAAATATAGAATATGTGGTGATCAAGATTTTACAATGCAATATTTTAAGCTTGGTAGAAAATCTAAATATTTAGATATTACTATTTCTAAATATGACCTTGATGGTATTTCATATAAAAGCTTAAATAAAATTCTAAAAGAAAAGATTCAAATAAATAAATCTTATGGTCTTTCATATATCCCCGTAATAAAAAGTTACATCATTTCTATATTAGTTAAGTTAAGAAGATACTTTAAGGGTTACTAA
- a CDS encoding glycosyltransferase, whose translation MYDYVIVTHIPAFYKVNLYNQLAKKLNIFIIFLAANTNEKRANDFVGLDNACFEYKVLYSGNLQERSSSANIRCLKNIFKSLKYKKVLISGWDLREFWYLIFANRKSKNCLALESTINESKTTGLQGIIKKIFLSRISTVFASGTLHRQLLMKLGYSGDIKITKGVGIINKPSFNKEAKVYNKKILYVGRLSVIKNLERLVQVFNRLEDLSLTIIGVGEQKEYLQKISNKNIIIKPAIENKKLKEEFISHDVFILPSLVEPWGLVVEEALYFGLPVIISQNCGARDIINNGINGYWIDPENVDELTSVIQKIDSNKYYELISGVEKFSINAKDVQQIEAYL comes from the coding sequence ATGTATGATTATGTCATAGTTACTCACATTCCAGCTTTTTATAAAGTTAACTTGTATAATCAATTGGCAAAGAAACTAAATATCTTTATTATTTTTTTAGCTGCAAATACTAATGAAAAAAGGGCCAATGATTTTGTTGGTTTAGATAATGCCTGTTTTGAGTATAAAGTTCTGTACTCTGGTAACCTACAGGAGAGAAGTTCTTCAGCAAATATCAGATGTTTAAAGAATATTTTTAAAAGCCTAAAATATAAAAAAGTATTAATAAGTGGCTGGGATTTACGTGAATTTTGGTATCTTATTTTTGCGAATCGCAAGAGTAAAAATTGTTTGGCTCTTGAGTCAACTATTAATGAAAGTAAGACAACAGGTCTGCAAGGTATAATAAAAAAAATATTTTTATCAAGAATCTCCACAGTTTTTGCTTCAGGAACACTTCATCGACAATTGCTAATGAAGCTTGGATATAGCGGAGATATCAAAATTACTAAAGGAGTTGGTATTATTAATAAGCCGAGTTTTAATAAAGAGGCTAAAGTGTATAATAAAAAAATTCTTTATGTGGGAAGATTGTCTGTAATTAAAAACTTAGAAAGATTAGTCCAAGTATTTAATCGTTTAGAAGACCTTAGCCTAACTATAATTGGTGTAGGTGAGCAAAAAGAATATTTACAAAAAATTTCTAATAAGAATATTATAATCAAGCCTGCTATTGAGAATAAAAAACTTAAAGAAGAATTTATTAGTCACGATGTTTTTATTTTGCCTAGTCTAGTCGAGCCATGGGGATTAGTAGTTGAAGAAGCACTTTATTTTGGTTTACCTGTGATCATAAGTCAAAATTGTGGTGCTAGAGATATTATTAATAATGGTATAAATGGATATTGGATAGACCCAGAGAATGTGGACGAGTTAACTTCAGTAATACAAAAAATTGATTCAAATAAATATTATGAGCTTATTTCGGGAGTTGAAAAGTTCTCTATAAATGCAAAAGATGTTCAGCAAATTGAGGCTTATTTATGA
- a CDS encoding glycosyltransferase family 4 protein, giving the protein MKILIVHNRYQSNNIGGEDIVYENELKSLQNLRGKDNVLAYEASNDNISKFSLLLWIWFSCKHYKNIKKIVKDNSIDIVHVHNFFPLLTPSIFKAAKIAGAKVVHTLHNYRLWCISGIFYRDSYGICELCTKNKLPFFGIKNKCYRKSTLQSFVAQLAFSFYKFLKMFKNIDYFFVLTDFQNQKVKELGIPAEKIILKPNSMPLITQQHISREKQNYIYVGRLEESKGIFELLDTWSSLDDKFVLIVVGDSLDSDKIISKYSSKNIIFKGKCSREETLLLIFQSKYLIQPALLYETFGLTIIEAMSLGVPVIGFDIGTRKDFIKNEQNGFLTTKQDLQKTIEKSYYYSNYKQMSENAKNTAKQYQNDYIIAKQLEIYKKILEGL; this is encoded by the coding sequence ATGAAAATTTTGATTGTTCATAATAGATATCAATCGAATAATATTGGCGGTGAAGATATAGTCTATGAAAATGAGTTAAAGTCTCTACAAAATCTTCGTGGCAAAGATAATGTTTTAGCTTATGAAGCTTCTAATGATAATATTAGCAAGTTTAGTCTATTATTGTGGATATGGTTTTCGTGTAAGCATTATAAGAATATTAAAAAAATAGTCAAAGATAATAGTATTGATATAGTTCACGTACATAATTTTTTCCCCTTGTTGACACCAAGTATTTTTAAGGCTGCAAAGATAGCCGGAGCTAAAGTGGTGCATACACTCCATAACTATAGATTATGGTGTATATCTGGGATATTTTATAGAGATAGTTATGGCATATGTGAGTTATGTACTAAAAATAAATTGCCTTTTTTCGGTATAAAAAATAAATGCTATAGAAAGTCTACGTTACAAAGCTTTGTAGCTCAGTTGGCATTTAGTTTTTATAAGTTTTTGAAAATGTTTAAAAATATTGATTACTTTTTTGTATTGACTGATTTTCAAAATCAAAAAGTTAAAGAACTTGGAATTCCGGCTGAAAAAATTATTTTAAAACCTAATAGTATGCCTTTGATTACTCAACAGCATATTTCAAGAGAAAAGCAAAATTATATTTATGTTGGTAGACTTGAAGAGTCTAAGGGTATATTTGAGCTTTTAGATACTTGGAGTTCTTTAGATGATAAGTTTGTACTAATAGTCGTAGGTGATAGTCTTGATAGTGATAAGATAATTAGTAAATACTCATCAAAAAATATCATTTTTAAGGGAAAGTGTTCGAGAGAAGAGACTTTATTACTTATATTCCAATCAAAATATTTGATCCAACCAGCTCTGTTATATGAAACATTTGGTTTAACAATAATAGAGGCTATGAGTTTAGGTGTTCCTGTTATTGGTTTTGATATAGGCACACGCAAAGATTTCATCAAAAATGAACAAAATGGTTTTTTAACTACTAAACAAGATTTACAAAAAACTATAGAAAAATCATATTATTATAGTAATTATAAGCAGATGAGTGAAAATGCAAAAAATACTGCAAAGCAATATCAGAATGATTATATAATAGCTAAGCAGTTAGAGATTTATAAAAAGATTTTAGAAGGCTTATAG